A region of Ochrobactrum quorumnocens DNA encodes the following proteins:
- the pdxA gene encoding 4-hydroxythreonine-4-phosphate dehydrogenase PdxA has translation MPNQPVPPLAVSIGDPSGVGADVALSAWLRRTELSLPPFMLIADPKQLAARAQHLGLTVPIATIEASAEAADIFNDKLPVLPLVNAHKESPGRPLPENAAGVIEAIERAVALTLRGETSAIVTCPIAKKPLYDAGFKHPGHTEFLAELASQHLGRTVIPVMMLAGPELRAVPVTIHIPLVEVPRVLTKDDILEVAYITAQELTDRFGIAAPRIAISGLNPHAGEGGALGKEDDAIIRPAVEKLQRKGINAWGPLPADTMFHAPARSTYDVAICMYHDQALIPAKALAFDETVNVTLGLPFIRTSPDHGTAFDIAGKGIARPDSFIASIRLAQELAENQARRKS, from the coding sequence ATGCCTAATCAACCGGTTCCTCCGCTCGCCGTGAGCATTGGCGATCCTTCAGGCGTTGGAGCTGATGTTGCTCTTAGCGCCTGGCTAAGACGTACAGAGCTTTCTCTGCCTCCCTTCATGCTAATTGCTGACCCAAAGCAGTTGGCTGCCCGCGCGCAGCATCTCGGTCTGACTGTGCCGATTGCCACAATAGAGGCATCAGCAGAGGCCGCTGATATTTTCAACGATAAGCTACCTGTGTTGCCGCTCGTCAATGCGCACAAGGAAAGCCCCGGTAGGCCTCTTCCAGAGAATGCAGCCGGAGTTATAGAAGCAATTGAACGCGCCGTGGCCCTGACATTACGTGGTGAGACATCGGCCATTGTCACCTGCCCTATTGCAAAGAAACCGCTCTATGATGCTGGCTTTAAGCATCCCGGTCACACCGAATTTCTCGCAGAACTCGCGAGCCAGCATCTTGGGCGCACAGTCATCCCTGTAATGATGCTTGCTGGTCCAGAGCTGCGCGCGGTGCCTGTCACGATCCACATTCCACTCGTAGAAGTGCCGCGGGTATTGACGAAGGATGACATTCTGGAAGTAGCCTATATCACAGCGCAGGAGCTGACTGATCGCTTCGGCATCGCCGCGCCTCGAATTGCTATTTCCGGTCTCAATCCTCATGCGGGTGAAGGCGGTGCTCTTGGCAAGGAAGACGATGCCATCATCCGTCCAGCAGTAGAAAAATTGCAGCGCAAAGGCATCAATGCCTGGGGGCCACTACCCGCAGACACGATGTTTCATGCACCTGCAAGATCAACTTATGATGTTGCTATTTGCATGTATCACGATCAAGCGCTTATCCCTGCCAAGGCGCTCGCCTTTGACGAGACGGTCAATGTCACGCTGGGCCTCCCATTCATCCGAACATCGCCGGATCATGGTACAGCCTTCGATATCGCCGGAAAAGGCATCGCACGACCAGATAGCTTTATTGCTTCTATAAGACTGGCGCAGGAACTTGCAGAAAACCAAGCAAGGCGGAAATCATGA
- a CDS encoding peptidylprolyl isomerase has product MMFARPLFASLLGAAVCVTALGTAATLNPAFAAGGTEVKVIVSGNAITNGDIQRRAAFLKLQRKGGNLNQVAREELTEEMLKRVEMKSRGVNISDKEVDEAYAGFATRNKMSVAQLNQVMNQAGITPDHFKKYIMVQMGWGRLVSARFRSTGMVSEQDAVQRMLKDGGKKPVATEYQLQQVIFVVPSSKRSPALLAKRRQEANALRSRFQSCDSTRQLTKGMIDVTVRDLGRIIEQQLPGDWAKDVKATSANRATPPHDTEKGVEFLAVCSTRQVSDDRVAQLVFSMEGTDSEAGQEKKADEMSKKYLQELREKATIVNR; this is encoded by the coding sequence ATGATGTTTGCAAGACCTCTATTCGCCTCCCTGCTAGGCGCTGCCGTATGTGTGACGGCGCTTGGAACGGCTGCGACCCTGAACCCGGCTTTTGCTGCCGGCGGAACGGAGGTCAAGGTCATTGTCTCCGGCAATGCAATCACGAATGGCGATATTCAGCGCCGTGCAGCTTTCTTGAAGCTGCAGCGTAAAGGTGGCAATCTCAATCAGGTTGCACGTGAAGAACTGACCGAGGAAATGCTGAAGCGCGTGGAAATGAAATCACGCGGCGTCAACATCTCTGATAAAGAAGTCGACGAAGCCTATGCAGGTTTTGCTACGCGCAACAAGATGAGTGTCGCGCAGTTGAATCAGGTCATGAATCAGGCCGGCATCACCCCTGATCACTTCAAGAAATACATCATGGTCCAGATGGGCTGGGGCCGCCTTGTAAGTGCACGTTTCCGCTCAACTGGTATGGTCAGCGAGCAGGATGCTGTGCAGCGCATGCTGAAAGATGGCGGCAAGAAGCCGGTTGCAACCGAATATCAGCTTCAGCAGGTGATTTTCGTTGTCCCTAGCTCGAAACGTTCGCCTGCCCTGCTGGCCAAGCGCCGTCAGGAAGCAAACGCATTGCGCTCACGCTTTCAGAGCTGCGATTCTACCCGTCAGCTGACCAAAGGAATGATCGACGTTACGGTTCGCGACCTTGGCCGCATCATCGAACAGCAGCTTCCCGGCGATTGGGCGAAGGATGTCAAAGCAACCAGTGCCAACCGCGCAACACCACCGCATGACACCGAAAAAGGCGTCGAATTTCTGGCAGTCTGCTCGACCCGACAGGTATCGGACGACCGTGTTGCTCAGCTCGTTTTCTCCATGGAAGGCACAGATTCTGAAGCCGGACAGGAAAAGAAGGCAGATGAAATGAGCAAGAAGTATCTGCAGGAACTCCGTGAGAAGGCAACAATCGTAAATCGTTGA
- a CDS encoding LPS-assembly protein LptD: protein MVLPHLFSRLARGSALACALAIPFISVAIIPTQVQAQDALGADYKSDPNARMLLQADELVYDRDVNVVTAQGKVRIEYDGNRLVADQVTYNQQTRRMTATGNVEIVERDGNKIYSDHLDVTDSFRDGFVNGLRVETTDNTRFAAESAERSNGEITTFNNGVYTACQACEKDPDKPVLWQIKARKIIWNSATKTVRFERGKFELFGMPLAYFPAFEMADPTVKRKSGFLFPGFAYKDDLGFGIKNSYFWALAPNYDLTLSTTAYTKQGFLTQAEWRHRLENGSYNLQIAGIHQMKPGEFDADTLDRGEDNRGMVASKGDFDINSRWKFGWDVMAQTDRNFSRTYNLEGYNAQTQVSKIYLTGINNRNYFDLNFYRFNVQESYPLTSTYKDAEMHSKQPWVFPSLDYSYTLPDPVYGGELNITTNAQVLYRQNANSTSAYINVLENGNWVQKPNPYPRIPGFSGTNARFTTEAEWKRTFITPAGLVITPLLALRGDAISANSNFDPAVAGYTDAVVRSEALRAMATAGLELRWPILFSTTSSTHILEPIAQIYMRNNERYAGQLPNEDAQSFVFDATNLFSRDKFSGYDRVEGGTRANLGLRYSGNFSNSDWGLYALAGQSFQLGGVNSFGTSDFVNVGADSGLQDARSDYVAMIGTSNSTGLALAARGRFDKESLDVRRGELEVQQSWQKLSVSAQYAYIAPQPAYGYADLRQEVTGAATARLDANWRVFGSGTYDLVSDTLVRASSGLAYDDECFTYSMAYVQTRNPGEDKASHSVGFNISFRTLGDIGSGAQTF, encoded by the coding sequence ATGGTGCTGCCCCATTTGTTCTCGCGTCTTGCTCGCGGGTCTGCCTTGGCGTGCGCCCTTGCTATACCTTTCATTTCAGTTGCAATTATCCCTACGCAGGTTCAGGCGCAGGATGCTCTTGGAGCTGATTACAAGAGTGATCCCAATGCGCGTATGCTTCTGCAGGCGGATGAGCTTGTCTATGATCGCGATGTGAACGTTGTTACCGCTCAAGGTAAAGTTCGTATCGAGTATGATGGCAATCGCCTCGTTGCGGATCAAGTGACATATAATCAACAGACCCGTCGCATGACCGCCACCGGGAATGTCGAAATTGTCGAACGCGACGGCAACAAGATTTACTCCGATCACCTTGATGTGACGGATAGTTTCCGCGACGGCTTTGTAAATGGTCTGCGCGTTGAGACGACGGACAACACGCGCTTTGCAGCGGAAAGTGCCGAGCGTAGCAATGGTGAGATCACCACCTTTAACAATGGTGTCTACACTGCTTGTCAGGCTTGCGAAAAAGATCCCGATAAGCCAGTTCTCTGGCAGATCAAGGCACGAAAGATCATCTGGAACAGTGCGACCAAAACCGTGCGTTTCGAGCGCGGTAAGTTTGAGCTTTTCGGTATGCCATTGGCCTATTTTCCAGCTTTCGAAATGGCTGACCCGACCGTCAAGCGCAAAAGCGGCTTCCTGTTTCCAGGCTTCGCCTACAAGGACGATCTTGGTTTTGGCATCAAGAATTCGTACTTCTGGGCTCTCGCTCCAAATTACGATCTGACGCTTTCAACGACTGCTTACACGAAGCAAGGCTTCCTGACGCAGGCTGAATGGCGCCATCGCCTTGAAAACGGCAGCTATAATCTGCAGATCGCTGGTATTCATCAGATGAAACCTGGCGAGTTCGACGCCGACACTCTTGATCGCGGCGAAGATAACCGGGGCATGGTGGCATCGAAGGGTGACTTTGATATCAATTCGCGCTGGAAATTCGGCTGGGACGTTATGGCTCAGACTGATCGCAATTTCAGCCGTACCTATAACCTCGAAGGCTATAATGCGCAGACGCAGGTTTCGAAGATCTATCTGACGGGCATCAATAACCGGAACTATTTCGATCTCAACTTCTATCGCTTCAATGTGCAGGAATCGTATCCGCTTACGAGCACATATAAAGATGCAGAAATGCATTCGAAGCAGCCTTGGGTTTTCCCAAGTCTCGATTACTCCTACACATTGCCTGATCCGGTCTATGGCGGTGAACTGAACATCACTACCAATGCGCAGGTTCTGTATCGTCAGAATGCGAATAGTACGAGCGCGTACATTAACGTTCTGGAAAACGGAAACTGGGTTCAAAAACCTAACCCTTACCCGCGAATTCCTGGCTTTAGCGGCACGAATGCTCGGTTCACAACTGAGGCTGAGTGGAAGCGCACATTTATCACGCCAGCAGGCTTGGTAATTACGCCGCTTTTGGCCCTGCGCGGCGATGCTATCAGCGCAAATTCCAACTTTGATCCTGCTGTCGCCGGTTATACGGATGCTGTGGTTCGGTCTGAAGCGTTGCGGGCAATGGCAACGGCAGGTCTTGAATTGCGTTGGCCGATCCTGTTTTCGACCACCAGCTCGACGCATATTCTTGAGCCAATTGCGCAGATCTATATGCGCAATAATGAACGTTATGCTGGCCAGCTTCCAAACGAAGACGCTCAGAGCTTCGTATTCGATGCGACCAACCTGTTCTCGCGCGACAAGTTTTCGGGGTATGACCGCGTCGAAGGCGGCACTCGCGCCAATCTCGGCCTGCGTTACTCCGGTAATTTCAGCAATAGTGACTGGGGCCTTTATGCGCTTGCTGGACAATCGTTCCAGCTCGGCGGCGTGAACTCCTTCGGTACAAGCGATTTTGTGAATGTCGGCGCTGATTCAGGCCTGCAGGACGCTCGTTCTGACTATGTTGCCATGATTGGCACATCCAATTCGACAGGTCTTGCACTTGCTGCACGTGGACGGTTTGACAAAGAAAGCCTAGATGTCCGCCGCGGTGAACTTGAAGTGCAACAGAGCTGGCAGAAGTTGTCCGTTTCGGCGCAATATGCCTATATTGCACCGCAGCCAGCCTATGGATATGCCGATCTCAGACAAGAAGTCACGGGTGCAGCTACTGCACGTCTTGATGCAAATTGGCGTGTTTTCGGCTCGGGAACTTATGATCTCGTATCAGATACACTAGTTCGGGCATCGTCTGGCCTTGCCTATGATGACGAGTGTTTCACTTACTCGATGGCTTACGTTCAGACCCGCAATCCGGGAGAGGATAAAGCATCGCATAGTGTAGGTTTCAATATATCGTTCCGAACGCTTGGCGACATCGGCAGCGGTGCTCAAACCTTCTAA
- the lptG gene encoding LPS export ABC transporter permease LptG produces MIGWTLGRYFFARYVQITFYFLFGIFALALLLDFTENASKLANLPGYTVWAALGISAMRVPFIMQQMIPFVALFSAMATLISLNRKYELVVARSVGVSAWQFLLPACFGALLFGLATIFILNPFAAYGFSKADEIASNWKNGKVTDVSALRDPWLRQKTDEGETIIGAKSILDRGATLADATFIQFDDKKKIKDRYDARTAKLMDGHWELTDVTRFSRGEEPRKLESFNIPTQLRPEYVEEKLASPDTIPFTQLRHKIEVARSFGYSANAFDMQYQSLLALPALLMAMTLIAATVSLKFVRFGQSGAMILGGVVAGFMLYVVSVLVKAFGNAGFVPPFVAAWVPVIIATFFGISFLLHKEDG; encoded by the coding sequence ATGATCGGCTGGACGCTTGGGCGCTATTTCTTTGCACGCTATGTACAGATCACATTCTATTTTCTGTTCGGCATTTTTGCGCTGGCGCTCCTTCTCGATTTTACGGAAAACGCCAGTAAGCTCGCAAACCTGCCCGGCTATACCGTATGGGCCGCACTTGGCATTTCTGCCATGCGCGTTCCATTCATCATGCAGCAGATGATTCCCTTCGTCGCCTTGTTCTCGGCAATGGCGACACTCATTTCGCTCAATCGCAAGTATGAGCTGGTCGTTGCGCGCTCTGTCGGCGTTTCTGCGTGGCAATTCTTGTTGCCTGCTTGCTTCGGCGCATTGCTGTTCGGTCTGGCAACGATCTTTATTCTTAATCCTTTTGCCGCCTATGGCTTTTCTAAAGCCGACGAGATCGCTTCCAACTGGAAAAACGGTAAGGTGACAGATGTTTCTGCACTGCGTGATCCTTGGTTGCGCCAAAAAACCGATGAGGGCGAAACTATCATCGGGGCCAAAAGCATTCTTGATCGTGGCGCAACACTTGCTGATGCCACGTTCATCCAGTTCGATGACAAAAAGAAGATCAAGGACCGTTATGACGCTCGCACCGCGAAACTTATGGATGGTCATTGGGAACTAACTGACGTCACACGATTCTCGCGTGGTGAGGAACCGCGCAAACTGGAGAGCTTCAACATTCCAACGCAGTTGCGTCCGGAATATGTGGAAGAAAAGCTCGCCTCCCCTGATACAATTCCGTTCACGCAGCTCCGTCACAAGATCGAAGTTGCGCGTTCTTTTGGCTATTCGGCAAACGCATTTGATATGCAATACCAGTCACTTCTGGCATTGCCTGCATTGCTGATGGCCATGACTCTCATTGCTGCAACAGTGTCCCTGAAATTTGTGCGTTTTGGTCAGTCTGGCGCGATGATTCTGGGTGGTGTTGTTGCTGGCTTCATGCTTTATGTCGTTTCGGTGCTGGTGAAGGCATTCGGGAATGCGGGATTCGTTCCGCCATTCGTCGCTGCTTGGGTTCCAGTTATTATTGCAACATTCTTTGGTATCTCCTTTTTGTTGCATAAGGAGGATGGTTAG
- the lptF gene encoding LPS export ABC transporter permease LptF — protein MKLIELYILRRVAIMFFAVLGAAVGITWTVQVLQRVDFLTTSGQSIQTIIQFSSLLIPSAIPLVMPFALIIAITQTLSTMNQDSELVVINASGAPRSAVMRPILMLAAIISVVSFLVANYVDPYARMNMRAMIANASADLLNVVVQEGSFRKLADNLYIQIAERRADGSIGGLFIADSRDPSLDLIYYAADGNIASTPAGDMLLMKDGEVQRRDVSDGTVSIIKFNSYAFDLSQFTSAGDDFVIYAKDRPLNYLLNPDPNDPILQTRPLRYKAELHRRLTEWLYPVVFAMIALAFAGDSRSHREARVSASFSAISTALLVYWAGYFSADRADKDETYIVIMYLIPLSVILLAGYALVTGRRIGIPDKWNDRILDGLDRLRIRVSGTYNRLLGRFRGDAGGRA, from the coding sequence ATGAAATTGATTGAGTTGTACATCCTGCGCCGCGTGGCGATCATGTTCTTTGCGGTGCTAGGCGCCGCAGTGGGCATCACGTGGACTGTGCAGGTGCTGCAACGTGTCGACTTCCTCACCACAAGCGGTCAGTCCATTCAGACTATTATCCAGTTCAGTTCCCTCCTGATCCCTTCTGCAATTCCTTTGGTCATGCCATTTGCGCTAATCATTGCAATTACGCAGACGCTCTCGACGATGAATCAGGATTCCGAGCTGGTGGTTATCAACGCATCTGGTGCGCCGCGTAGCGCAGTAATGCGTCCGATACTTATGCTTGCAGCCATTATCTCGGTGGTTTCCTTTCTGGTCGCCAACTATGTCGATCCATATGCCCGCATGAACATGCGTGCAATGATCGCCAATGCGAGTGCGGATTTGCTCAATGTCGTTGTGCAGGAAGGCAGCTTTCGCAAACTCGCGGATAATCTCTATATCCAGATCGCCGAGCGCCGTGCCGATGGCAGCATCGGCGGGTTATTCATAGCCGATTCCCGCGACCCTTCGCTTGACCTGATTTATTATGCAGCCGATGGCAACATCGCGAGCACGCCAGCGGGTGACATGCTGCTGATGAAAGACGGCGAAGTTCAGCGTCGCGATGTTTCAGACGGCACCGTTTCAATCATCAAGTTCAATTCCTATGCGTTCGATCTCAGCCAGTTTACCTCTGCTGGCGATGATTTTGTCATCTACGCTAAAGATCGACCGCTGAATTATCTGCTCAATCCAGACCCGAATGATCCGATTTTGCAAACGCGACCTTTGCGCTATAAGGCAGAATTGCATCGTCGCTTGACGGAATGGCTCTATCCGGTTGTTTTTGCGATGATTGCGCTAGCCTTTGCCGGCGATTCCCGGTCTCATCGTGAAGCGCGTGTCTCCGCATCATTCTCAGCAATCAGCACAGCGCTGCTCGTCTATTGGGCCGGTTATTTTTCTGCCGATCGCGCCGATAAGGACGAAACCTATATAGTCATCATGTATCTCATTCCGCTCAGTGTGATCCTGCTCGCTGGCTATGCCCTCGTCACAGGTCGACGCATCGGAATTCCCGACAAATGGAATGACCGCATTCTCGACGGCCTCGATCGTCTGAGGATTCGTGTGTCTGGCACATATAACCGTTTGCTTGGAAGATTCCGCGGAGATGCTGGAGGTCGCGCATGA
- a CDS encoding leucyl aminopeptidase: protein MSKRPSISFSEFSAPQKGVSIVLVTKGGGFAEEAGLAVGGAEKIARIAEISGFSGALGKTAEAIETSNGGVDKIVLVGVGEPGELGNDDWIKIGGAAFSRIGKSERVTVTLALPETTIAGDEAGDVALGMILRSYEFNRYKTRKNEENGEPKHAAKINIHTADVHSAKRALEAAEAVADGVLKARDLVNEPANILGPVEFAEEAEKLEKLGVKVEVLGEKEMKKLGMGSLLGVSQGSVRPPRLVIMEWQGAKAKEKPVAFVGKGVVFDTGGISIKPAAGMEEMKGDMGGAAAVTGLMRALAGRKAKVNAIGVIGLVENMPDGNAQRPGDIVTSMSGQTIEVINTDAEGRLVLADALYYTNDRFKPKFMINLATLTGAIMVALGTHHAGLFSNDDELADQLYDAGQATGEKLWRMPLGKEYDKMIDSKFADMKNSSGRYAGSITAAQFLKRFVGDTPWAHLDVAGTAMGSPTNEYSQSWASGYGVRLLDRLVRDNFEN, encoded by the coding sequence ATGTCGAAACGTCCTTCTATTTCTTTCAGTGAATTTTCAGCACCTCAAAAAGGCGTAAGCATCGTTCTGGTTACCAAGGGTGGAGGCTTTGCAGAAGAAGCGGGGCTGGCAGTTGGTGGAGCTGAAAAGATTGCGCGCATAGCCGAAATCTCGGGCTTTTCGGGTGCTTTGGGTAAAACTGCAGAAGCAATTGAAACTTCCAACGGTGGCGTAGATAAGATCGTACTGGTTGGTGTGGGTGAGCCCGGAGAACTTGGCAATGACGACTGGATCAAGATCGGTGGTGCGGCATTCTCGCGAATCGGTAAGTCCGAACGCGTAACGGTGACACTTGCTCTCCCTGAAACCACGATTGCTGGCGACGAAGCAGGCGACGTGGCTCTGGGAATGATTCTGCGTTCATACGAGTTCAATCGCTACAAGACGCGCAAGAACGAAGAGAACGGCGAGCCGAAACACGCAGCTAAGATCAATATTCACACTGCCGATGTACACAGTGCCAAAAGAGCTCTTGAAGCTGCTGAGGCTGTGGCTGATGGCGTGCTGAAGGCGCGTGATCTTGTTAATGAGCCAGCCAATATTCTCGGCCCTGTCGAGTTTGCTGAAGAGGCAGAAAAGCTAGAGAAACTTGGTGTGAAAGTCGAAGTTCTCGGCGAAAAAGAAATGAAGAAGCTCGGCATGGGCTCGCTTCTGGGCGTTTCGCAAGGGTCCGTTCGTCCACCGCGTCTCGTCATCATGGAGTGGCAGGGTGCCAAGGCCAAAGAAAAGCCTGTCGCTTTTGTCGGTAAGGGCGTGGTGTTCGATACTGGCGGTATCTCGATCAAGCCTGCTGCTGGCATGGAGGAAATGAAGGGTGACATGGGCGGCGCTGCAGCCGTTACAGGTCTGATGCGCGCCCTTGCGGGCCGTAAAGCCAAGGTCAACGCAATCGGCGTGATCGGTCTTGTTGAAAACATGCCTGATGGCAATGCACAGCGTCCGGGTGATATCGTGACATCGATGTCTGGCCAGACTATTGAAGTCATCAACACCGATGCCGAAGGCCGCCTCGTGCTGGCCGATGCACTCTACTACACCAATGATCGCTTCAAACCGAAGTTCATGATCAACCTTGCAACCCTGACTGGCGCTATCATGGTGGCGCTCGGCACACATCACGCAGGTTTGTTCTCGAACGATGACGAGCTTGCAGACCAGCTTTACGACGCAGGTCAGGCAACGGGTGAAAAGTTGTGGCGCATGCCGCTGGGCAAGGAATACGACAAGATGATCGATTCCAAATTTGCCGACATGAAAAACAGCTCGGGTCGCTATGCAGGTTCGATCACGGCGGCGCAGTTCCTTAAGCGCTTCGTGGGTGACACACCTTGGGCGCATCTTGATGTCGCTGGTACAGCCATGGGTTCACCAACAAACGAATATAGCCAGTCATGGGCTTCGGGCTATGGCGTTCGACTTCTCGACCGCCTCGTTCGCGATAACTTCGAAAACTGA
- a CDS encoding DNA polymerase III subunit chi — translation MAEILFYHLTESTLDEALPGLVERSLGRGWRVTIQAVSDERRDALDSLLWTFSDTSFVAHGTDKEPHPEQQPVLLTTSDANPNGATVRFLVEGAALEQAGDYERLVVMFDGHDQDQLDHARAQWKAFKTENHDLTYWQQTTDRRWERKA, via the coding sequence ATGGCTGAAATTCTCTTTTACCACCTCACAGAATCGACACTGGATGAAGCTCTGCCGGGGCTCGTCGAGCGTTCGCTTGGGCGCGGTTGGCGCGTGACTATACAGGCGGTAAGTGATGAACGGCGCGATGCTCTCGATAGCCTGCTGTGGACCTTTTCCGACACATCCTTCGTCGCACATGGCACCGATAAGGAACCGCATCCTGAGCAGCAGCCAGTATTGCTGACGACGTCTGACGCCAATCCCAATGGAGCGACGGTTCGCTTTTTGGTGGAAGGTGCAGCACTTGAGCAGGCAGGGGATTATGAGCGTCTTGTCGTTATGTTCGATGGGCATGATCAGGATCAGCTGGACCATGCACGGGCTCAGTGGAAAGCCTTTAAGACGGAGAACCACGATTTGACTTACTGGCAACAGACAACAGATCGTCGTTGGGAGCGCAAAGCCTGA
- the bspB gene encoding type IV secretion system effector BspB yields MRAIFVAMIVAGFGLALGYPWYVRHFTGHEIGRWPILESRQSGFITQEIPLSASDAPVRIFLDAVPLPGYVPAERRSAVTLAVSRNGMPVLSQGLDFASTSSSINTDRPQDGSVLRQSAGDIDPVLSGTYAFRAVQGNTDGLQLSKIDLVLRRGAEEADETYTTIGLILGVLGVYALMRTRIRRRVD; encoded by the coding sequence ATGCGTGCCATTTTCGTCGCAATGATTGTTGCGGGCTTCGGTCTCGCACTTGGTTATCCTTGGTATGTGCGCCATTTCACGGGTCATGAGATCGGTCGCTGGCCGATCCTTGAAAGCCGCCAGAGTGGATTTATCACACAGGAAATCCCGCTTTCGGCAAGCGACGCGCCGGTGCGTATTTTTCTCGATGCTGTGCCATTGCCGGGCTATGTGCCAGCTGAGCGTCGTTCAGCTGTAACGCTTGCTGTTAGCCGCAATGGCATGCCGGTGCTGTCGCAAGGTCTCGATTTCGCATCCACAAGCAGTTCAATCAATACGGATCGTCCTCAGGATGGCAGTGTATTGCGTCAGAGTGCGGGCGATATAGACCCTGTTTTATCCGGCACTTATGCCTTTCGAGCCGTTCAGGGGAACACGGACGGCCTGCAACTGTCGAAAATCGATCTTGTTTTGAGGCGAGGCGCTGAAGAAGCGGATGAGACCTATACAACGATTGGTCTCATCCTCGGTGTGCTCGGCGTCTACGCGCTGATGCGTACACGCATTCGTCGGCGGGTTGATTAG